Below is a genomic region from Planococcus lenghuensis.
TCTTCCTCAGGTTGGAGATCAGATGGACCCTGTAACAAATATCGATAATACGTCCACTCCAGAAAAATTAAAATCAATTAAATTTGTCTCTCATAAATTTAAACACAAAGAGCCTTTAAGTAACATAAGTCCTGATAAACCAAAGAAACCTAATAAACCAGACAAGCCAGATAAACCAGACAATCCTAGAACACCAGATCGACCTGGTGCTTCAACTAACCCCAAGAGACAGGCACAGATTTCTACATTTCGTTTTATTAAAGATGCGAAACAGCCTAATAATTATAAATTAATTATCGTACCAAGCAAAAGTGGCGAAATTGATTTGAAAATTCAAGCAAAGGGTGAAAATGGGAAGGTCTCTGAAATTAGTATCAAATTATTTGAAGAGATCATTAATGACCAGAAAGTTGAAATTACACCAGTAGAAAACACTATTAAAAAGTTGAGACTAGATAAAGATACCAGACATATTTTTTCTGTCACTATATATGAAGCTGCTACTTATGCATTGGAGATGAAAACTTTATGAAAATAAGACAGATTTCATATCCGCATCCTGTTCTCGCTTCATTTAACGATGACTATACTCGAAGCAGTTTTGAAGCTTCAATCGATTATAAAATAGGTGAAACTTCTACCGCTTTTAAAATAGCCTATGATTTAAAAAATACAGGCATCGAAAATTTAATTACCACGGGTCAAGCTATTTTTGTTACTCATCTAGAATGTGATAGCAGCATGTATCGGGAAGCTTTTTCTTCGAACAGTACTAGCTCAGAATTTGAGGTGCTTAATCGAAAACTTAGTAAACAGGTAGATGTTACCTTTATGATTGTTGCAGTTGCTGAAATTGAAAACTATAAAAATGACTTATTACATGAAGATTATGAAGAATCGTTAATAGAATTTAATAAGGGGACTTTTATTGCCGTTCATCAAGGCGGTACGTTAATTTTAGAGAAAGATCCTCTTGTACCAGCTAAATCAATTTTTAATATTATTCCCTCTGATGAGAAGGATGCTCCCAAATACTCAGTTGGATTGAATGACGATACCATTAGTATTTTATTGCCAAGAGCAACGTACAATACTATCGAGGAATTATCTCGACGGGAAGAAGTAAATCCACTGCTAATATCAATGTATTACTTACCTGCTCTAATGGAAGCTTTAATTATAGTTGTTGAGGAAGATAGTAAGAGCGAGGATCATTTTGAAGATTTCGAATGGTATAAATCATTAGAATTGCATCTGCAAAGAATGAACTTAAGCGATAGTAAAGTAGAGGAATTAGGATTAGCTTCAATTTCAAATATGGTACTAGCTGAAGTATTTGATAAGGCTATAGATTCCTTGAGCTCTATCTATTTATGATAAAGAAGGGAAGATGATCTGATGTCCCAATTTTACCTGAACCAAAAGAAATATTTAGAGTTGCAACAACAAATCGAAGAGAATACAGACTTATATTATTCGGATAATTCATGGTTAGCAGAAGAACTAGGTATCAAGGAAAGAAATAGAGCAAATCTCATTGTTAGCAATGAATCAAATCCTAGTTTAGATGACCTGGAAAATGCAATTAAACTCCACAAAACATATATTGATTTACCATACAGTCTAGCATCAGATGGGAATTTTTGGAGTTTACTCGCTCATACAGAATATTGGGATTATATGCGAGCACGATGGCCAGTAGAAAAAGCTCGAAAAGATCAACTTATGTTTATTGGCAGGCGTTATTTTTTCAAAGAGAAAGGACGTGCCCGAAATGGTTTAGCCAGGTTATGGTGGTTTGCAGAACTAAGTTATGAGGGTGATTCAGAAGACCCTTACCACTTCACTAGGTTAATGTTGCAAGACCAAGATCTAGCTGGGCAAATTATTGAAAATGCTCACCTATCTAGAAATAGGTTTGCCTTAAAAGCATTATTTAATCTTTTAAATTATATTTCAGAGCAGGAAAGTGCTGGACGAATTAAAGAATTGACAGGTGAAATGAGACGTAAGCTGATTCGTGAAGCAGCTCAATATTTAAATCTAACAGGTGCAGTAGAGCTATGGGACATTTTAAGTATCGATGAGGCAGGGAAAAAACTGGAACAATGGGTAGATAAATACCTTGATAAGTTAAATATGCATGTCTCACAGAAGGTGTAAATACTTAATATAGAAATACCCTCTCAGAAACGATCGTTTTTGAGAGGTAGAGAAGAAGATTGAAATCTTCTTCTCTTTCACTTTGGTTTTGTTTTAAAACTCATCTCAAAAACAATTTACCAAAAAGATAGATACAGCGGTTGTTTGACTGCCTTCACTGTCTGTGACAATTAAGAAATGCATAAAATGGCAGTGTAGTTTTTGAATAGTCTTCGCTTTACATAGAGAAGCAGAATAAGTGACGGAGACAGTTTAGGCTCAATGCCTTAAAAAACCCACGGCGCTTGCCTTTTCATGAAGAATTGCCTGCAGAGGCTCTATGTCAAGCGGCAATTCGGTATACATAATGCAATCTAACCGACTAGTAAATACACCGCCCTTCACCAAAAGAGTTGATTGCTAAAACATTCACCTCATTGAGAAATACAGAAGAAGTTTTTACGTCTTCTTGACATTCCAATAATAGTCTTATAAAATTTAAAAATAATTAAAATATTGTTTTAATTATTAAAAGGTGGTGCCATGGGAAATTCTTTGCGTAATACATCAGCAGTAAAAGTTCTTCGGATTCTCGAAGAGATTGTTAAGAATGAAAATGGATTAGGAGTTACAGAATTAGCAAATAATCTAGATTTGAATAAGAGTACTACGTATCGATTTCTTGCTACTTTGGAAGAAGAGGGCTATTTGGAACAAAATTCTAGTACTGAAAATTATGTTATTGGTACAAAGTTGTTTGAGTTTTCATCGAAAGTGGTTAATCAAACGAACTGGACAAAAGCCATTCATCCTTATCTCTTATCACTTAAGAGCAAAATTCAAGAAACAGTCCATTTAGGAATAGAAGATAATGGAGAAGTAGTTTATATCGACAAAGTAGAATCCGATCGTTCCATTCGCATGTATTCAAAAATCGGACGGCGCTCTCCAATCTTTTGCACTGGCGTCGGTAAAGCTATTTTGGCTTTTCTGCCACCTGCTACTCAAAAAGAAATAATTGATAACATTCCTTTCAAAAGGTTCACACCGAATACCGTCGCAAATAAAGAAGAACTTATGAAAGAGTTAAAGAAGATTAAAGCCCAAGGTTATTCCCTTGATAGGGAAGAGCATGAAGAAGGCGTAAATTGTGCAGCTGCTCCTGTTTTTAATTTTGAAGGAAAACTTTTAGGTGCAATAAGTGTGGCTGGACCTAAGTCACGAATTAATGATGAAAATTTATTAGACTTAGCTGCTACGGTAAAAGAGACTGCTACTTTGATTTCTAAAAGACTGGGCAGTCTCTAATTTTTACACATATATTAAAACAGTGTTTTAATTATTAAAACAAGGAGTGATTGTAATGGCAAAAGTAGAAGAAAAACTAAAAGCACTGGGAATTGAACTTCCAGAAGCCCCGAAACCCGCAGCTGTTTACGTTCCGGCCAAAAGATTTGGTGCGAACCTACTCTATATTTCTGGGCAAGACTGCAGAGATAATGGAGAATTGATTTATAAAGGGAAAGTAGGTTCTGATTTAACTGTCAAACAAGGGTACGAGGCTTCACGACAAACAATGATTAACACACTTGCTGTTATTAAAGCAGAGGTAGGAGATCTTGATAAAATAAAGTCTTTTGTGAAACTATTAGGGTTTGTAAATTCAGCAGATGGATTCGTAGAACAACCATATGTAATTAATGGAGCATCAGAACTTTTAGAAGAAGTGTTTGGAGAAAAAGGAAAACATGCTCGATCAGCACTTTCTGCTAATGAACTTCCTTTTAATACACCCGTAGAAATTGAGACAATCGTAGAAATCGAAGAATAGAGGTTAGATTATGGATGTAATAACGCTTGGAGAATCAATGGTGGTCTTTTCCTCTCCGAGGAATGAATCAATCGTTCAATCAACTAGCGCTTCTATATCAATTGCTGGAGCAGAGTCGAATGTGGCTACTGCTCTTGCAAGGCTCGGCCACAATGTCAAATGGTTAAGTAGGATTGGAAATGATCCATTCGGCGAAAAAATAATGCATGATTTAAACGCAGAAGGAATTAACACAGAAGATGTAGTGATTGATGAAAAATCGCCTACGGGTTTAATGTACAAACAAAAAAAGGGGATGCTGGAAACAGAAGTCCTTTACTATCGAAATCAATCAGCAGCCAGAAAAATGGATAGCCAAAATGTGAATCTCACTAGGATAGCAGAGGCTAAAATTCTTCATCTGACGGGAATAACTCCCTCTTTAAGTCACTCGTGCAAAGAAATGGTGTTAGAAGCGATTGAGATAGCCAAAAAACATAATGTGCTTATTAGTTTTGACCCGAATATTCGGTTGAAGCTTTGGGCACTGGAAGATGCAAAAGAAACACTACTTCCTATTATTAGAAAATGTGATTTTTTCTTTCCGGGCCGAGAGGAATTAAAGCAATTAATAGGGACAGATGATTTAGAAGAAACGAAAACTATTCTCTCTGACTGGGAAGTGCCTGTGACTGTTGTAAAGAATGGAGGGGAGGGAGCTTGGATCCTGGAAGAGGATACGTCTCAATTTATTCCGGCATACCAAGTTAACCATGTAGTTGATGAAGTCGGAGCAGGAGATGCTTTTGCTTCTGGCTTCTTACATGGATATTTAAACAAACGGAATTATGAAACGTGTGTGAAACTTGGTCATGCATTAGCAGCCTTCGCAGTCAGTACTGAAGGGGATACTAAGGGTTTACCAACAAAACGAGAGTTAAACTTATTTTGGGAAAAAAGTGGAACTACGATCCGGTAAGGAGGAAGAACATGATTTCGCAAATTGTGAACCAGAAAATCCTTCCGATTTTACGAGGGCTATCTGAGGAAGATGCCTTTTTCTTAATCGATGCTTTCCAAGAAGCGGGATTAAATGTATTTGAAGTTTCATTGAATCAACCAGGAAGTTTGAAATTACTGGAATCAATTAATACAAAGTTTGGAGAAACAGTTTCAGTAGGAGCAGGCACAGTGTTGACTAGAGAGATGGCTATTGAAGCAAAAAACTCTGGAGCTACCTTCTTTCTGAGTCCTAGTATATCTCATGAGGTTTTTGAAAGCGCTAGCATTCTAAATATTCCTTACATACCAGGAGCTTTAACGCCTTCTGAGATTCAGCAAGCACATCAACTGGGTGCGAAGTTAATTAAAGTGTTCCCGATTCGTCAATTGGGAGCAACTTATATTAAAGATGTTCTAGCTTCTCTAAACCACGTTGATCTTCTCGCTGTTGGAGGAGTGGACCTTCACAATACTAAAGAGCTGTTTCAAGCAGGGGTTAAGGGGGTCGGTATCGGAAGCAGTTTAGCAAAGAAAGAGTGGATCAGTAACAGAGATAAAGCACAAATTATGAGGACGTTAGAACTCTACAAAAATGAAATTCAAGAATGAAGAGGGGGAGTTAAAGTGGATTTTGGAAGTGTTTTAATACTAGGGTCAATCATCTTTTTTGCCATCCTACTTTCTGTTGGTCCCATCATGGAATTAAAAGGAAAAATATTATTTGAAAATCAAGATAAACCCCCAGTTCTAAAAGGGCGTTACGGAATGGGAGTCATGTGGTCTGGGGCCTTGCTGTTTGTTTTATCCTTGGTTCTTCGATCAGTCCTACCAGGAGATGTTGTAACTCCCTTTGTAATGGCTGGATATGGGTTATGGATTATCGGCGGAATTATAGCTGTTGCAAGAAATGAAGTGCTGGCCTTTATGGTTCCTGAAAATGAACGGTAACAAGAATAGAGGAGGATGGACATGGATATCACCATATCAACTATAGATACAATTATTATTGTTTTTTATGTCGTATTGACGTTATTTATCGGCTGGCGAGTATCGAAAGGAATCGGAGGGTTTGAAGACTTTGCAGTAGCTGGTAGAAGTTTCGGACCTTTTATGTTGGCAGCTACATTCGGCGCCACAAACTTTTCAACATGGAGTTTAGTCGGAAAGCCGGGACTAGTCTATAATGCAGGTGTTTCTATAGCTTGGATTGCGTTAAACGCCATGGCCTTGATTCTAGGTGCTGTAATTTTTGTGCCAATCTATCGGAAACTTCGGTATAACACGATGTCGGAAATCTTCGAAGACCGCTATGACGGTCGAGTAAGAGGATTGATAAGTGTTATCTGGATTTTAGCGGATACCTTTAACCGATTTGGCGTAACTATCTATGCTGCTGCCGTTATATTGGGCTTGCTTTTTGGTGTCGGTTTGCCCTGGATGATTATCGGCATCTCTCTTTTAGTAGTATTCTATACATACTTAGGGGGACTCAGATCCGTTGTTATTACTGATTCAATCCAATTTCTTTTCATGTTTGCAGGTCTTTTTATCGGAGGAATTTTCATCTTCTCAGAACTTGGAGGATGGAGTGGAGTTGTTTCGTCCGTTCCTGCAGGATTAACAGAATGGGTGCCTTCTATTGAATCGGCAAATGGCTGGCCATGGATTATTGCTATGACTTTACTAGGGTTCCCATACTTCATTACCAGTCAATTTGTTATGCAACGAGGGTTGGCTGCAAAATCTGTAAATGTTGCAAGATGGGGAATGATACTCGCTGCTGTTGTCTCTATTCCGATAGCTATTCTAGAAATACTACCTGGACTAGCAGCTCATTCTTTGCTTTCTGAAGAAGTGGTCGCAAATCTGCATCCTGACATGGTGGGACCTCAAGTTTATATCGAATTATTACCTGTTGGTATGTTGGGTATTTTCTTTGCAGCACTCCTAGCTGCAGGAATTTCAACAGCCGATTCAGCACTTTGCGGATCTTCTTCTTTGTTCACTGAGGATTTCTATAAGAAGTGGAAACCGAATAGAGATGAAGCACACTACCTTAAGGCATCACGTATT
It encodes:
- a CDS encoding RidA family protein, producing the protein MAKVEEKLKALGIELPEAPKPAAVYVPAKRFGANLLYISGQDCRDNGELIYKGKVGSDLTVKQGYEASRQTMINTLAVIKAEVGDLDKIKSFVKLLGFVNSADGFVEQPYVINGASELLEEVFGEKGKHARSALSANELPFNTPVEIETIVEIEE
- a CDS encoding DUF6339 family protein; this translates as MSQFYLNQKKYLELQQQIEENTDLYYSDNSWLAEELGIKERNRANLIVSNESNPSLDDLENAIKLHKTYIDLPYSLASDGNFWSLLAHTEYWDYMRARWPVEKARKDQLMFIGRRYFFKEKGRARNGLARLWWFAELSYEGDSEDPYHFTRLMLQDQDLAGQIIENAHLSRNRFALKALFNLLNYISEQESAGRIKELTGEMRRKLIREAAQYLNLTGAVELWDILSIDEAGKKLEQWVDKYLDKLNMHVSQKV
- a CDS encoding IclR family transcriptional regulator, coding for MGNSLRNTSAVKVLRILEEIVKNENGLGVTELANNLDLNKSTTYRFLATLEEEGYLEQNSSTENYVIGTKLFEFSSKVVNQTNWTKAIHPYLLSLKSKIQETVHLGIEDNGEVVYIDKVESDRSIRMYSKIGRRSPIFCTGVGKAILAFLPPATQKEIIDNIPFKRFTPNTVANKEELMKELKKIKAQGYSLDREEHEEGVNCAAAPVFNFEGKLLGAISVAGPKSRINDENLLDLAATVKETATLISKRLGSL
- a CDS encoding sugar kinase codes for the protein MDVITLGESMVVFSSPRNESIVQSTSASISIAGAESNVATALARLGHNVKWLSRIGNDPFGEKIMHDLNAEGINTEDVVIDEKSPTGLMYKQKKGMLETEVLYYRNQSAARKMDSQNVNLTRIAEAKILHLTGITPSLSHSCKEMVLEAIEIAKKHNVLISFDPNIRLKLWALEDAKETLLPIIRKCDFFFPGREELKQLIGTDDLEETKTILSDWEVPVTVVKNGGEGAWILEEDTSQFIPAYQVNHVVDEVGAGDAFASGFLHGYLNKRNYETCVKLGHALAAFAVSTEGDTKGLPTKRELNLFWEKSGTTIR
- a CDS encoding sodium:solute symporter family protein → MDITISTIDTIIIVFYVVLTLFIGWRVSKGIGGFEDFAVAGRSFGPFMLAATFGATNFSTWSLVGKPGLVYNAGVSIAWIALNAMALILGAVIFVPIYRKLRYNTMSEIFEDRYDGRVRGLISVIWILADTFNRFGVTIYAAAVILGLLFGVGLPWMIIGISLLVVFYTYLGGLRSVVITDSIQFLFMFAGLFIGGIFIFSELGGWSGVVSSVPAGLTEWVPSIESANGWPWIIAMTLLGFPYFITSQFVMQRGLAAKSVNVARWGMILAAVVSIPIAILEILPGLAAHSLLSEEVVANLHPDMVGPQVYIELLPVGMLGIFFAALLAAGISTADSALCGSSSLFTEDFYKKWKPNRDEAHYLKASRIATIVLATAGTLWALIVPLLGGAVSAILNVIAITDMPIFVVVCLAIFWRKMKATAALISILAGTISGLTVSLIGAGGIQGLAVVTATSTFVTLAVAVALSLFISPTNKHVEKVESFFAKIGSRGEQGERV
- a CDS encoding bifunctional 4-hydroxy-2-oxoglutarate aldolase/2-dehydro-3-deoxy-phosphogluconate aldolase — protein: MISQIVNQKILPILRGLSEEDAFFLIDAFQEAGLNVFEVSLNQPGSLKLLESINTKFGETVSVGAGTVLTREMAIEAKNSGATFFLSPSISHEVFESASILNIPYIPGALTPSEIQQAHQLGAKLIKVFPIRQLGATYIKDVLASLNHVDLLAVGGVDLHNTKELFQAGVKGVGIGSSLAKKEWISNRDKAQIMRTLELYKNEIQE